One segment of Panthera uncia isolate 11264 chromosome A3 unlocalized genomic scaffold, Puncia_PCG_1.0 HiC_scaffold_12, whole genome shotgun sequence DNA contains the following:
- the GPATCH11 gene encoding G patch domain-containing protein 11, whose product MKLNMAEEEDYMSDSFINVQQDIRPGLPMLRQIREARRKEEKQQEANLKNRQKSLKEEEQERRDIGLKNALGCENKGFALLQKMGYKSGQALGKSGGGIVEPIPLNVKTGKSGIGHEALLKRKAEEKLENYRRKIHVKTQAEEKAAEQFRLRLKHKQDEVKLEGDLRRSQRACQQLDTQKNIQVPRESWYWLGLEEETEEEEEEEKEHDEDEYKSEDLSVLEKLQILTGYLREEHLYCIWCGTAYEDKEDLSSNCPGPTSADHD is encoded by the exons ATGAAGTTGAACATGGCGGAAGAAGAGGACTATATGTCTGATTCCTTCATTAATGTCCA ACAAGACATCAGACCAGGATTGCCAATGCTGAGGCAAATCCGAGAAGCTCGtcgaaaagaagaaaagcaacagGAAGCTAATTTGAAAAACAGACAGAAGAgtttaaaagaagaagaacaagaaagacGTGACATTGGATTGAAGAATGCACTAGGCTGTGAAAACAAAGGGTTTGCTTTGCTCCAAAAAATGGGATATAAAAGTGGTCAGGCCCTTGGCAAAAGTG GAGGTGGTATTGTTGAACCAATTCCTCTCAACGTCAAAACAG GGAAAAGTGGCATCGGTCATGAGGCATTACTGAAGCGGAAAGCAGAGGAAAAACTAGAAAACTATAGAAGAAAGATCCACGTGAAAACCCAAGCCGAAGAAAAAGCCGCAGAGCAGTTTCG ACTGCGATTGAAACATAAGCAGGATGAAGTGAAGCTGGAAGGGGACCTTAGAAGAAGCCAGCGAGCCTGCCAGCAGTTGGATACTCAGAAG aatattcaGGTTCCTAGGGAATCATGGTACTGGTTGGGGCTTGAAGAGGAAAccgaggaagaggaagaggaagaaaaagaacacgATGAAGATGAATATAAGAGTGAAGACTTGAGT GTActggaaaaattacaaatattgaCTGGTTATTTAAGAGAAGAACATCTGTATTGCATTTGGTGTGGAACAGCCTATGAAG ATAAAGAAGACCTCTCTTCAAATTGCCCAGGACCAACTTCTGCAGATCATGACTAA